The genomic DNA ACTTTAAATTCTTTTGCTTCATCATTTAAATAGACAACATCTTCAGCGTTACCTCCAAAATAGAGTATTGTTTTATTTTTAACTGGGTCAACATTAATTTTCCAGCCATGTCGAAGCTCATCATTAATCAAGAATGAAATCTCATTTTGTCTCACTGATTGATATACATCTTTTATCGGTACCGGTGGGAAAAAAATTAATTTGTCCTGTAAAAAATACAAAGCACTACAGCTAAATAAATATATTGCCGCTAAAAATATTAATACATCAATCATACGTTTCATTTTTATAAATTTAGAAGTTTATCCAGATCTTCTCTGGTTGGGCGTACATCTCGATCTTTGTAAAAATTCATTATTTCATCAAACGCCTGCTCAGGCTCATCTACAACTATGAATAACTCAAGATCTTCTTTAGTAATCATACCTTGCTGATATAAAGTGTTTTCAAACCAGTCTAATAAAGGTTGCCAGAATTTTCTGTTCATTAAAATAACGGGAATTTTTGGTGTTTTTCCTGTTTGTGTAAGTGTAAACATCTCTGCCATTTCATCAAGGGTTCCAAAACCACCCGGGCATACCACATAAGCTGACGCATATTTAACAAACATCACTTTTCGGGAAAAAAAGTGACTAAAATTAAGACTTAAATTTTGATAAGGGTTAGGTGTCTGTTCTTTTGGCAGATCAATATTTAAACCGACACTCACCGATTTTCCTTCTGCACCCCCACGGTTCGCTGCCTCCATTATTCCAGGGCCTCCTCCGGATATAATCGAAAAACCCTCATCTGACAATAACCGCGCTACTTCTCTGGCTTTTTTATAATCATCTGAATCTTCATGCACCCGGGCAGAGCCAAATATGCTCACCGCAGGTTTAATGTGACACAGTTGCTCAAATCCATCGACAAATTCAGACATGATTTTAAATACACGCCAGGATTCACGGTTCAGCTCTGTATAAGGGTCACGTCTTTCGGTTATGTCTTTTTT from endosymbiont of Galathealinum brachiosum includes the following:
- a CDS encoding TIGR00730 family Rossman fold protein, with the protein product MTKKDITERRDPYTELNRESWRVFKIMSEFVDGFEQLCHIKPAVSIFGSARVHEDSDDYKKAREVARLLSDEGFSIISGGGPGIMEAANRGGAEGKSVSVGLNIDLPKEQTPNPYQNLSLNFSHFFSRKVMFVKYASAYVVCPGGFGTLDEMAEMFTLTQTGKTPKIPVILMNRKFWQPLLDWFENTLYQQGMITKEDLELFIVVDEPEQAFDEIMNFYKDRDVRPTREDLDKLLNL